Genomic segment of Arachis stenosperma cultivar V10309 chromosome 4, arast.V10309.gnm1.PFL2, whole genome shotgun sequence:
caaatatatatatatatatttttatcatatatcTAATATCTAATTCCACCCCAACATATttaaatattacaaattttctaaCTCAAAATATGCTTACATAATCCATTAACTGTGATATTCCTCTTAGTTATTGTTCTTTGATATTATGATATTATCATATTCATATATGCAACTACCAGATTATAGAGTTAGGAGCTTTCATTAAGAGTAACTGACTAACTGCAGCTTTATTGGACATGACTCTTTTCTGGCATGATGTTGAACAATTTCATCCACGGACAAGAGCCTTAAAACATGCATGTTACCCACATTAGAAATATGCTTTAGCCCAAACAAGGATATAGCAAAATTGCCATAGTTGATTAAGGAAAAATATCCGAGATATCAAATAAAACAAGTGGATTTGTAGGGTTATTAGTATGAGGCGgcgaaagaaataaaaaataaaatctcaaCACTGCGGTGGCAataagtataaatattaaaaaactcTATAATTGCCAGCTTGCCACTGCAACTTGgattctcttttctctcttctcttcttcttcttcttcaagtgGCGACTTCATTTTCTCTTTCGTTTCGCTTGAAACCGTAACCACCTCAATTCAGTTACGTAACTACGTTGTTTCCGTTATGGCCGGTATAACAGCTTCTAACGGCAAGCGCTCTCACTCTCACTCCGACTACGAAACCAACAACACCACCAGCAACAGCTACGGCGGAAACAAGCGCCGGAACCCTAGCGCCGCCGAGGATAGGGATCAGCTACCTTCCGACGACACTGGCACTGTGTACCGCTACCTCTGCCCCGTTCGTAAGATCGGCAGCGTCATCGGCCGCGGCGGCGACATTGTGAAGCAACTCAGGGCTGAAACGAAGGCGAAGATTCGGATCGGTGAGACCGTTCCAGGATGCGAGGAGCGAGTGGTTATGATATACAGTGTTTCAGATGAGACGAATGAGTTCGAGGATAGCGGCGATTTTGTGTCGCCGGCGCAGGATGCGCTGTTTAGGGTTCACCAAAGAGTGCTCGCTGAAGACTTGCGCGGCGGCGGTGGCGATGACGAAGATGATTATTGCGGTGATGAGGATGATAGAGAGAAGCACGTGACTGCTAGGCTCTTGGTGCCGTCGGATCAGATCGGTTGCGTCATCGGAAAAGGGGGCCAGATTGTTCAAAGCATCAGGAGTGAGACCGGTGCGCAGATTCGGATCCTTAAGGACGAGCGGTTGCCTGGTTGCGCCTTGAGCAACGATGAACTTGTGCAGGTACACTCAATGTGTCTGAAATTTACTCTCAGAACTTTCAGCTAGCCAATTATATCTACTTGCATTCGTGCTGAATAATATTTGAAACTGAACACTCAATTGCCACTCCAACAAGATTAGATAAAGAAGGAAGAATTTATCATATTATGTGTACTGTTAACATATTATGTGCGAATAATGTTAGTGCACGGGTAGGTAGTTACCTGAAAATGGATCACCTTGACCTTGGTAATTCTCATCATGAACGCTGCATTAAATTATTACCTTGTTTTAAGTAGTTGTCTACCTAAATTTACATTCATAGTCTACATAAGAAGAATATTATTATACTAATGTGTTGCCATTGGCCCCATTTAAGCAAATATAGGTAGCGCACTAGTTAAGGATTCAAATGGAGGTTTGTTTTAGAGAAACAAAATATACAAATTTCCAACGCATTGAATAAAATAAcgtaaattttttcaaaatttttgctTTTGGAATCTGTAGTCAGTTGAGCACTAGTTAACAAAACCCAAGGAACATAAGGTGAACCAAAATCATATGTTAGCAATGGCATTTCAATTCTTAACAATTGCTTTCAACAATTTGAAAGCATTTTCATGGATTGAGTTTCATTATTATGGATGCCTTGGTTTTGTCTGTGTTGTGGATGCATTAGTTCTAGTTGATGGTTGTTTGGTTCGcgtgttttcaaattcttttgtAATTGTTTGTAAGTTGGATCGAATGGAAACCATTGTGGTGTAGATATCTTTATTTGTGGTATAATTTTATCATCGATTGTAAAACTCCAGATATCTGGAGATGCTGTGGTGGTGAAGAAAGCTCTGTATAAAGTTGCATCCCAACTTCATGATAACCCGTCACGGTCTCAGCATCTGCTTACTTCTGCTCCTCCTGGTGCTTATGCAAATAGTGCTTCACTCATGGGTCCAACCGCAGGGATTGTGGGAGTAGGTCCTCTTGTGGGTGCTTATGGTGGATATAAGAGTGATGCTGGAGACTGGTCACGGTCCATGTATTCAGCTCCAAGGGATGAAGCTTCTTCAAAAGAATTCTCAGTACGATTTGTTTGTCCAACTGCTAACATTGGAGGGGTGATAGGAAAAGGTGGTGCTATAATAAATCAAATTAGGCAGGAGTCTGGGGCAACAATCAAAGTTGATAGTTCAGCAACTGAAGGAGATGACTGCTTAATAACCATTTCAACAAAAGAGGTGAAATATTTATTATCAAGTGTACATTtttctaaagaaaaaaaa
This window contains:
- the LOC130973853 gene encoding KH domain-containing protein HEN4-like, coding for MAGITASNGKRSHSHSDYETNNTTSNSYGGNKRRNPSAAEDRDQLPSDDTGTVYRYLCPVRKIGSVIGRGGDIVKQLRAETKAKIRIGETVPGCEERVVMIYSVSDETNEFEDSGDFVSPAQDALFRVHQRVLAEDLRGGGGDDEDDYCGDEDDREKHVTARLLVPSDQIGCVIGKGGQIVQSIRSETGAQIRILKDERLPGCALSNDELVQISGDAVVVKKALYKVASQLHDNPSRSQHLLTSAPPGAYANSASLMGPTAGIVGVGPLVGAYGGYKSDAGDWSRSMYSAPRDEASSKEFSVRFVCPTANIGGVIGKGGAIINQIRQESGATIKVDSSATEGDDCLITISTKEYFEDSFSPTIDAAVRLQPRFSEKVERDSGVISFTTRFLVSASRIGCLIGKGGSIIAEMRRFTKANIRILSKENLPRIASKDDEMVMISGDLDIAKDALIHVLTRLKANLFDKERAVPAFPPALTYLPVSADAPDGSSYDSRDGKPHGRVHSFSSGYGGVSDLPSGDAYGSYGGSQRGNSSAYGAYGNYSLGRSSASGLSNQGSASRRRNHGY